The Pseudanabaena galeata CCNP1313 genome includes a region encoding these proteins:
- a CDS encoding GGDEF domain-containing protein: MDSYHMHLKPLEMAIIMLSRRIGARGVIALISSASVMLSVLATLAFVVPQFSLEYSHDLILAVSLIIAIAIPLLVAPITVGLMISLLVRLDNAYLTLLKLSVTDPLTGAANRRGFFTEAAVRTQNLHHTDSVVVGMVDLDSFKILNDSFGHQFGDEVLCAIVHRLRLVLGEDIVGRLGGDEFAFLITGSDIRIRQVMQEVRIHCGSFSLSVEGKEEPILVSSSIGMSPWSREESLDQALARADRALYVRKHLVRESDSLNSKKLQTSYHKDKSKRDQYHRRRKRIYILQKSACVDRALHK, from the coding sequence ATGGATAGTTATCACATGCATTTAAAGCCTCTAGAGATGGCAATCATAATGCTTTCTCGCCGAATTGGTGCAAGAGGGGTCATTGCACTGATCTCATCTGCCTCAGTCATGCTGTCTGTTCTGGCGACACTTGCCTTTGTCGTACCGCAGTTTTCTCTGGAATATTCTCACGACCTCATATTAGCGGTCTCGCTAATAATCGCTATAGCTATACCTTTACTAGTTGCTCCTATCACAGTGGGACTGATGATCAGCTTACTAGTTCGGTTGGACAATGCCTATTTGACCTTACTCAAGCTTTCCGTCACCGATCCTCTAACTGGCGCAGCCAACCGACGCGGATTCTTTACTGAGGCGGCTGTCCGTACCCAAAACCTGCATCATACTGATTCTGTTGTCGTGGGTATGGTTGATTTGGACTCCTTCAAGATTCTCAATGACAGTTTCGGTCATCAATTTGGCGATGAAGTTCTCTGCGCGATCGTGCATCGCTTGCGATTAGTCCTTGGTGAGGACATCGTGGGTCGGCTAGGAGGGGATGAGTTCGCCTTCCTGATTACGGGCTCTGATATTAGAATCAGACAAGTTATGCAAGAAGTCCGTATCCACTGCGGCAGTTTCTCATTGAGCGTTGAGGGCAAAGAGGAACCGATTTTAGTCTCAAGCAGCATTGGAATGAGCCCATGGTCTCGAGAAGAATCTCTCGATCAGGCTTTGGCTCGCGCTGACAGAGCCTTGTATGTAAGAAAGCATCTTGTCAGAGAATCAGATAGTCTCAATTCCAAAAAACTTCAAACCTCTTATCATAAAGACAAATCCAAACGCGACCAGTATCATCGGCGAAGAAAACGCATATACATACTACAGAAGAGCGCTTGTGTTGATCGGGCGTTGCACAAATGA
- a CDS encoding protein adenylyltransferase SelO, with protein sequence MSHPSNPFLNLNYEPAIESLADYHDVVTAAEYPLHKLRWRNDDILPTLGLEPSQVSDDDFIEAFGHFHAVRPFLALRYHGYQFGEYNPQLGDGRGFIYGQVRGIDNELYDFGTKGSGRTPYSRTADGRLTLKGGVREIIASEALHRMGVKTSRCLSLVETGEDLWRGDEPSPTRSSVMVRFSRSHIRFGTFERLRWIRRDDLARKLLDHVLQVYYPHIWGKENQDSIFYLELVERVAKLCAQWMAAGFCHAVLNTDNMSITGESFDYGPFAFIPNYDPRFTAAYFDHAGRYSYANQPAACYWNLEKLQDPLSMVMDKDDMQESLLKFKDFYRVAYCEMMLKRLGFASLSEPETEDLIGATLELLSGVQAIGYNQFFVNLRQSFQPNWREDVGNIFADHDWEITDEQLPLLEKWREVYHQLLIRQPIAELTNIAQQLQYSNPTIIFLRPKIEELWERITVNDDWQPLYDAIAKLKE encoded by the coding sequence ATGAGTCACCCTAGCAACCCCTTCCTTAATCTCAACTACGAACCCGCGATCGAATCCCTAGCAGACTATCACGATGTCGTTACTGCTGCCGAATATCCACTTCATAAATTGCGGTGGCGTAATGATGATATTTTGCCAACTCTAGGACTTGAACCCTCACAGGTAAGTGATGATGACTTTATCGAAGCCTTTGGACATTTCCATGCTGTACGTCCATTCTTAGCTCTGCGCTATCACGGCTATCAATTTGGTGAATATAACCCCCAACTCGGCGATGGACGTGGCTTTATCTATGGACAAGTACGCGGCATCGATAATGAACTTTATGATTTTGGAACAAAAGGCTCAGGCAGAACTCCTTACTCAAGAACTGCGGATGGTCGGCTTACCCTCAAGGGCGGCGTGCGCGAAATCATTGCTTCAGAAGCATTGCATCGTATGGGTGTTAAAACTTCCCGTTGTCTCAGTCTTGTCGAAACAGGCGAAGACCTATGGCGTGGTGATGAACCATCGCCAACACGCTCATCGGTAATGGTGCGCTTTTCGCGATCGCATATTCGTTTCGGCACATTCGAGCGTCTCCGCTGGATTAGACGCGATGATCTTGCTCGGAAACTACTCGATCATGTTTTGCAGGTTTACTACCCCCATATCTGGGGCAAAGAGAATCAAGATAGTATCTTTTATTTGGAACTAGTGGAACGAGTTGCTAAGCTTTGTGCTCAATGGATGGCAGCAGGATTTTGCCATGCAGTTCTCAATACTGACAATATGTCAATTACGGGTGAGAGCTTTGATTACGGACCATTTGCTTTTATTCCTAACTATGATCCTAGATTTACGGCGGCTTACTTCGATCATGCAGGACGCTATAGCTATGCCAATCAACCAGCCGCTTGTTATTGGAATTTGGAAAAGCTGCAAGATCCTCTGAGCATGGTGATGGACAAGGATGATATGCAAGAGTCATTGCTGAAGTTTAAAGACTTTTATCGGGTTGCCTATTGCGAAATGATGCTGAAGCGTTTGGGATTTGCTTCGCTTTCCGAGCCTGAAACTGAGGATTTAATCGGTGCAACTTTGGAATTATTGTCAGGTGTACAAGCGATCGGCTATAACCAGTTCTTCGTGAATTTGCGTCAATCTTTTCAACCCAATTGGCGCGAAGATGTAGGTAATATTTTTGCTGATCACGATTGGGAAATCACTGATGAGCAATTACCCTTATTAGAAAAGTGGCGTGAAGTTTATCATCAACTACTTATCCGTCAACCGATCGCCGAATTAACAAATATTGCTCAACAACTCCAGTATTCCAATCCCACCATTATTTTCTTGCGTCCTAAAATTGAAGAACTGTGGGAACGGATTACTGTTAATGATGATTGGCAGCCTCTGTATGATGCGATCGCAAAGCTAAAAGAATAA
- a CDS encoding ACT domain-containing protein, translated as MTFGLKTSTIELLKRFNMSFPQFYEQFVSSDIQLQNLRLAYQLYQTKEAVIELKSESSKSVLYFAYRNQSFLLNDIFGVLAAYGLTIHSLSLYGQIHTPMLVFIKLVISRGGKSLPQKTAENVRKAIKETLLGRFEVEEMLALEFNLDSGLKKVETNFYVDRVFHLPALLVEADSQPGLFYKVMNAIWQEDLLVVNANLLVWRGRTRLILYLLGPNENLIPEYLGTKIAESLKQRLSY; from the coding sequence ATGACGTTTGGGCTAAAAACCTCAACGATCGAATTACTGAAACGCTTTAACATGAGCTTTCCTCAGTTTTACGAGCAGTTTGTGAGTAGTGACATTCAACTGCAAAATTTGCGCTTGGCTTATCAGCTTTATCAAACTAAGGAAGCTGTAATTGAGCTAAAGTCTGAAAGCAGCAAAAGCGTGCTGTATTTTGCCTATCGCAATCAGTCTTTTTTGCTAAATGATATTTTCGGGGTATTAGCAGCCTATGGCTTAACGATTCATAGTCTCAGTTTGTATGGACAGATTCATACGCCGATGTTGGTGTTCATTAAGCTGGTGATTTCTCGTGGTGGTAAATCTTTGCCTCAAAAAACGGCGGAAAATGTGCGAAAGGCAATCAAAGAGACTCTCTTGGGGCGCTTTGAGGTGGAGGAAATGTTGGCGCTAGAGTTTAACCTTGACAGTGGGCTTAAGAAAGTAGAAACCAACTTTTATGTCGATCGCGTATTTCATTTGCCAGCATTGTTAGTTGAGGCAGACAGTCAACCAGGATTATTTTATAAAGTGATGAATGCGATTTGGCAGGAGGATTTGTTGGTGGTGAATGCTAACTTATTAGTCTGGCGTGGGCGGACACGTTTGATCTTGTATTTGTTGGGACCAAATGAAAATTTAATTCCTGAATATTTAGGAACAAAGATTGCTGAAAGTCTCAAGCAGAGATTGTCTTATTAA
- a CDS encoding GNAT family N-acetyltransferase, producing the protein MGFWKSLFGSDTLEPTKKTKLRQVPNQSGQIFFSTEKDLDLYELEELCDSVGWARRPIRKVRIALQHSFVVLSMWEHRGGFRRLIGFARATSDYAFNATLWDVVIHPDFQGRGLGKAMMEEMIRELRKSDISNISLFADAHVVEFYSQLGFNADPEGIKGMFWYP; encoded by the coding sequence ATGGGGTTCTGGAAAAGCTTATTTGGTTCTGACACCCTAGAACCAACAAAAAAAACAAAACTTCGCCAAGTGCCAAACCAAAGCGGACAGATTTTCTTTAGCACCGAAAAAGATCTTGATCTCTACGAACTAGAAGAATTATGCGACTCTGTAGGTTGGGCAAGGCGACCGATCCGTAAAGTTCGCATTGCCTTACAGCATAGCTTTGTTGTTCTCTCGATGTGGGAGCATCGTGGCGGTTTTAGACGTTTAATCGGTTTTGCTCGTGCTACCTCTGACTATGCCTTTAACGCGACATTGTGGGATGTGGTAATTCACCCTGATTTTCAGGGCAGGGGTTTAGGTAAAGCGATGATGGAAGAAATGATCCGCGAGTTACGCAAATCCGACATTAGCAATATCAGTCTCTTCGCCGATGCCCATGTGGTCGAATTTTACAGTCAGCTAGGCTTCAACGCTGATCCCGAAGGCATCAAAGGTATGTTTTGGTATCCATAG
- a CDS encoding RluA family pseudouridine synthase: MILGSEEDQAVTYWYEGICPYSGELLRLPRTLQVEAIAQNLMQEFKRSYPENAEGKMYGVLLAKSSTGKRLVLKAFSGLLNGQSELEGWVPPIAGREKVAIEESITLTKLATIKQELIELSEIPERREYEQQSQEYAAQLQALRDRHQVSKQERHAKRSQLLAALTGKELEIALKDLDRESQQEKMARRDFKRDRDQVLLPLREIITLADSKMQILKQQRRELSRTLQTQMHNAYVLTNFAGETRSLRELITEGAMPTGMGDCCAPKLLHYAATHNLIPLAMAEFWWGSPSLDGYKIQGEFYGACVERCQPLMGFLLSGRRSPPAPLKKGGEELFKGDLGKSLPIVYEDEHLIAIAKPPELLSIPGRYLDTQDSVLSRLRQSFGADVSIYPVHRLDRQTSGILLFARDLESLRSLSEQFQKREIHKIYEALLSGKMEREQGIIDLPLWGNPENRPYQQVDLLRGKPSVTKFRLLGQVGNYSRMEFIPLTGRTHQLRVHSADSQGLGIPILGDRLYGCLAVTSRLHLHARELTFRHPRSQECIHLQIPVPF; this comes from the coding sequence ATCATACTTGGTTCAGAGGAAGATCAAGCTGTTACCTATTGGTATGAAGGGATTTGCCCCTATAGTGGTGAATTGTTGCGATTGCCAAGAACTTTGCAGGTTGAGGCGATCGCTCAAAATCTGATGCAGGAATTCAAACGTAGCTATCCCGAAAATGCAGAAGGGAAAATGTATGGGGTATTGCTCGCGAAATCATCAACGGGAAAAAGATTGGTTCTCAAAGCCTTTTCTGGATTATTAAATGGTCAAAGTGAACTAGAAGGATGGGTTCCCCCAATTGCAGGTCGAGAGAAAGTGGCGATTGAGGAATCAATTACATTAACCAAATTAGCGACCATTAAACAGGAATTAATCGAGTTAAGTGAAATTCCTGAACGTCGGGAATATGAGCAGCAATCTCAGGAATATGCCGCCCAGTTGCAAGCTTTGCGCGATCGCCATCAAGTTTCTAAACAAGAAAGACATGCTAAGCGATCGCAATTATTAGCAGCTTTAACAGGAAAAGAGTTGGAAATTGCACTCAAGGACTTGGATAGGGAAAGCCAACAAGAAAAGATGGCAAGACGGGATTTTAAACGCGATCGCGATCAGGTTCTGTTGCCCTTAAGGGAAATAATTACGCTGGCTGACAGCAAAATGCAAATCCTCAAACAACAACGTCGAGAATTATCACGTACCTTGCAAACCCAAATGCACAATGCCTATGTGTTAACTAATTTCGCAGGAGAAACGCGATCGCTGCGGGAGTTAATTACTGAAGGAGCAATGCCTACGGGAATGGGTGATTGTTGCGCCCCCAAGTTACTACACTATGCTGCAACTCATAACCTTATACCTCTAGCAATGGCAGAGTTTTGGTGGGGTAGTCCTTCGCTTGATGGTTATAAAATTCAGGGTGAGTTTTATGGTGCTTGTGTAGAAAGGTGTCAGCCATTAATGGGATTTTTATTGTCAGGAAGAAGATCCCCCCCAGCCCCCCTTAAAAAGGGGGGAGAAGAACTTTTTAAGGGGGATTTAGGGAAATCTCTTCCAATTGTTTATGAGGACGAACATCTAATTGCGATCGCTAAACCTCCAGAACTTCTCTCTATCCCCGGACGATATTTAGATACTCAAGACAGTGTACTCAGTCGATTACGTCAATCCTTTGGTGCAGATGTTTCCATTTATCCAGTACATCGACTCGATCGCCAAACTTCAGGAATTCTATTATTTGCCCGTGATTTAGAATCTCTTCGTAGTCTGAGTGAACAGTTTCAAAAGCGAGAAATCCACAAAATTTATGAAGCATTGCTATCAGGTAAGATGGAGCGTGAGCAGGGGATAATTGATTTGCCACTATGGGGCAATCCCGAAAATCGCCCCTATCAACAGGTAGACTTGCTACGGGGTAAGCCCAGCGTGACGAAGTTTCGCTTACTAGGACAGGTCGGGAATTATTCACGCATGGAATTTATTCCTTTAACAGGAAGAACTCATCAATTGCGAGTTCACTCTGCTGATTCTCAAGGGTTAGGCATACCAATTTTAGGCGATCGCCTGTATGGTTGTCTTGCTGTGACAAGTCGTCTCCATCTCCACGCGAGGGAGTTGACTTTCAGACATCCGCGATCGCAAGAGTGCATTCATTTGCAAATACCTGTTCCTTTTTAA
- a CDS encoding histone deacetylase family protein, with protein sequence MFANPISISQKSTDKFPIIYSESFLNHDTGIYHPEKAGRLTAIVDALKNSAIASQLVWLEPTSLNSRYRSGLNILQEVGRFHSPEYIQALQQLTDRGGGYIDGDTIASPQTYEVALLAVSAWLDGVDLVLESGRPAFVLARPPGHHARAQSGMGFCIFGNAAIAAMSACDRLNLDRVAILDWDVHHGNGTQEAVWDRPDIAYVSTHQAPFYPMTGRKDETGAHSNILNIPMRSGSAMPEYLPVFEQQIMPFLRNFKPDLLIISAGFDANADDPLASILLKPEDFGVFTKLCLEITPKILLGLEGGYDFSSLSRSVISVIEQCLSK encoded by the coding sequence ATGTTTGCAAATCCCATTTCGATTTCACAAAAAAGTACAGATAAATTCCCGATAATTTATTCTGAGAGTTTTTTGAACCATGACACTGGTATTTACCATCCCGAAAAAGCGGGTCGGCTTACAGCTATAGTCGATGCTCTCAAAAATTCAGCGATCGCCTCGCAATTGGTTTGGCTAGAACCGACTTCGCTTAATTCTCGATACAGATCAGGACTGAACATCCTTCAAGAGGTGGGGCGTTTTCATTCACCAGAATATATTCAAGCTTTGCAGCAACTTACCGATCGCGGTGGCGGCTATATTGATGGGGACACGATCGCTTCACCCCAAACCTATGAAGTAGCGCTATTAGCTGTAAGTGCTTGGCTCGATGGTGTTGATCTAGTCCTTGAGTCTGGTCGTCCTGCCTTTGTGCTAGCCCGTCCCCCCGGACATCATGCCCGCGCTCAGTCAGGAATGGGTTTTTGCATTTTCGGTAATGCGGCGATCGCGGCGATGTCAGCTTGCGATCGCTTAAATCTAGATCGTGTTGCCATCCTTGATTGGGATGTGCATCATGGAAATGGTACACAGGAGGCGGTTTGGGATCGTCCTGATATTGCCTATGTGTCCACCCACCAAGCGCCGTTTTATCCGATGACAGGGCGCAAGGATGAGACAGGCGCTCACAGCAATATTTTGAATATTCCCATGCGATCGGGTTCGGCAATGCCTGAATATTTACCCGTATTCGAGCAGCAGATTATGCCATTCTTACGCAACTTTAAGCCTGATCTATTAATCATCAGCGCGGGTTTTGATGCCAATGCTGATGATCCCTTGGCGAGTATTTTGCTTAAGCCAGAGGATTTTGGAGTTTTTACCAAGCTTTGTTTAGAGATTACTCCCAAGATTTTATTAGGTTTAGAAGGTGGCTATGACTTTAGTAGCCTATCGCGATCGGTTATTAGTGTCATCGAGCAGTGTCTAAGTAAATAA
- a CDS encoding FTR1 family iron permease, which yields MDFSAALPVFAITLREGVEAALVVGIVMAYLKKADRTVLNPWVFGGIGTGVLASFVVGILLNWFLKQVESTEPNQAAFYGQLWQGLLGLTAIAMLSWMLVWMTENAKSLKGEIEGQIGKAIADEKTAGWAVFTLILIAVLREGFEVVIFISAKLQGGLVPIMGAIAGLVGAVAIGVALFQFGVRINLKVFFQAMGVFLLLIVAGLVISAIGHLDKAVAAFADLSQTAICFPTEAATSVSSCLLGGLVWDVHEMLPDKEFPGILLKALLGFRDRLFLGQAIAYFTFLASAGFLYFQSLADKSLSPNK from the coding sequence ATGGATTTCAGCGCTGCATTACCAGTTTTTGCAATTACTTTACGAGAGGGGGTGGAAGCGGCTCTGGTGGTTGGTATTGTGATGGCCTATCTCAAAAAAGCCGATCGCACTGTGCTTAATCCTTGGGTATTTGGTGGCATTGGTACGGGAGTATTGGCAAGCTTTGTAGTGGGGATATTGCTGAACTGGTTTCTCAAGCAAGTTGAAAGTACAGAACCGAACCAAGCTGCTTTTTATGGACAGTTATGGCAGGGACTTTTGGGACTTACCGCGATCGCCATGTTGAGTTGGATGTTGGTATGGATGACCGAAAATGCCAAATCGCTAAAGGGAGAAATCGAGGGGCAAATCGGTAAGGCGATCGCGGATGAAAAGACTGCTGGTTGGGCTGTTTTTACGCTGATTTTGATCGCGGTATTACGAGAAGGTTTTGAGGTGGTGATCTTTATCTCGGCAAAGCTGCAAGGCGGACTTGTGCCAATCATGGGTGCGATCGCGGGTTTAGTGGGGGCAGTAGCGATCGGGGTCGCTCTGTTTCAATTTGGGGTTCGTATTAATCTCAAAGTATTCTTTCAAGCGATGGGAGTATTTTTATTGCTAATCGTGGCTGGATTAGTAATCAGTGCGATCGGTCATTTGGACAAAGCCGTGGCAGCCTTTGCCGATCTCTCCCAAACTGCCATCTGTTTTCCCACTGAGGCAGCAACCTCGGTATCTTCTTGCTTGCTAGGTGGTTTAGTTTGGGATGTACATGAAATGCTACCAGACAAAGAATTCCCAGGGATTTTGCTCAAGGCTTTATTGGGTTTTCGCGATCGCCTATTTCTTGGACAAGCGATCGCTTACTTTACGTTCCTAGCTTCTGCAGGGTTTCTATATTTCCAAAGCCTTGCGGATAAGTCGCTAAGCCCAAATAAATAA
- a CDS encoding carbohydrate ABC transporter permease: MKPNAKIKKQNFGKKFSWTPYLFLLPAIAFLGLTSFLPVFQAIYLSFTNYDFVGSPDFIGWKNYLNLWKDQTFWKTLGNTLTYLIFAVPSLVISPLALAILVNQKLRSIKFFRAIYYFPVIVSVVVAGIAWKWVYAQNGILNYFLSTISFQDIKIPWLTDPKTAIFAIIAVVIWRGVGYYMVIYLAGLQAIPADLYEAAAIDGSDGWQKHLDITIPLMKPYIILVAVISSIGAMKVFEEVYIMSQGGPANSTKTVVYYLYDKGFTSLEMGYASAIGVFLFLIIFIISILTFKFINPAKTI; the protein is encoded by the coding sequence ATGAAGCCCAATGCCAAGATCAAAAAGCAAAATTTTGGTAAGAAATTTTCTTGGACTCCATATTTATTTCTATTGCCAGCGATCGCCTTTCTTGGCTTGACATCATTTTTGCCAGTATTCCAAGCCATATATTTAAGTTTTACCAATTATGATTTTGTTGGTAGTCCTGATTTTATTGGATGGAAAAACTATCTAAATCTCTGGAAAGATCAAACTTTTTGGAAAACCTTGGGTAACACCCTAACTTACTTGATATTTGCAGTTCCTAGCCTTGTAATTTCACCTTTAGCATTGGCGATATTAGTAAATCAAAAATTACGCAGCATTAAATTCTTTCGAGCCATTTATTATTTTCCAGTGATTGTTTCTGTGGTTGTCGCTGGTATTGCATGGAAATGGGTTTACGCTCAAAATGGGATTTTAAATTATTTTCTGTCAACCATTTCATTTCAAGATATTAAAATCCCGTGGTTAACTGACCCCAAAACAGCCATTTTCGCGATTATTGCGGTAGTAATCTGGCGAGGCGTTGGTTACTATATGGTCATCTATCTGGCTGGTTTACAGGCGATTCCCGCAGATTTATACGAGGCGGCGGCGATCGATGGTTCTGATGGCTGGCAAAAACATTTAGATATTACGATTCCCTTAATGAAGCCCTACATTATTCTCGTGGCAGTGATTTCTTCGATTGGAGCCATGAAGGTCTTTGAAGAGGTTTATATAATGTCTCAGGGTGGCCCAGCGAATAGTACCAAAACTGTAGTTTATTATTTATATGATAAAGGTTTTACAAGTTTAGAGATGGGATATGCTTCAGCGATCGGTGTATTTTTATTTCTGATTATTTTTATTATTTCAATCCTAACTTTCAAATTTATTAATCCTGCCAAAACTATTTAA
- a CDS encoding AAA family ATPase, producing MNQDQLSRIVLKGFKSIRECDLELKELNVLIGANGSGKSNFITIFRMIQQILARNLQIYVSKQGGPDSLLYFGRKRTPQMIAEFYFGNNGYKFVLEPTQDNRMVFVDENFWWNRYGDWHVGSGYFETKVESQKQRTGIYDYTVPVMQSWRLYHFHDTGDSSLVKQRQAINDNIYLRSDAQNLAAYLYLLKEQYKTHYQRIVKTIQLVAPFFGDFYLRPHPNNQDQIELEWVEKGEDVPFKAYQLSDGTLRFICLATVLMQPEDKQPEMILIDEPELGLHPYAINVLASLLRSTAKSKQVIVSTQSVALLNEFDASNVIVCDRIEGATQLHRLDEDALAEWLEEYSIGELWQKNLLGGRPSR from the coding sequence ATGAACCAAGATCAGTTATCACGAATCGTACTGAAAGGGTTCAAATCAATCCGTGAGTGCGATCTTGAATTAAAAGAACTCAATGTCTTGATTGGGGCTAATGGCTCTGGTAAGTCCAACTTTATTACTATCTTTCGCATGATTCAACAAATCCTTGCTAGAAACTTACAGATTTATGTCAGTAAGCAGGGTGGACCAGATTCTCTACTGTATTTCGGACGCAAAAGAACTCCGCAAATGATTGCTGAATTTTACTTTGGTAATAACGGCTATAAATTTGTTCTAGAGCCAACCCAAGATAACCGCATGGTTTTTGTTGATGAGAATTTCTGGTGGAATAGATACGGTGATTGGCATGTTGGATCGGGTTACTTTGAGACTAAAGTTGAGTCACAAAAGCAGCGTACAGGAATTTACGATTACACAGTACCAGTAATGCAAAGTTGGCGACTCTACCACTTCCACGACACTGGCGATAGTTCTCTAGTCAAACAACGTCAAGCCATAAACGATAATATTTACCTCAGATCAGACGCTCAAAATTTAGCAGCATATCTTTACTTACTAAAAGAGCAATATAAAACGCACTATCAAAGAATCGTCAAAACGATCCAATTAGTAGCACCATTCTTTGGTGATTTTTATTTGCGTCCCCATCCCAACAATCAAGACCAAATTGAACTGGAATGGGTTGAAAAGGGTGAAGATGTACCATTTAAAGCATATCAACTGTCAGATGGGACTTTGCGGTTTATTTGTCTTGCAACTGTATTGATGCAGCCAGAGGATAAGCAACCTGAAATGATTTTGATCGATGAGCCAGAATTGGGGTTACATCCCTATGCCATTAACGTTCTGGCTTCACTGCTGCGCTCCACAGCCAAATCTAAACAAGTCATAGTTTCTACGCAGTCAGTCGCACTACTAAATGAGTTTGACGCATCTAATGTAATTGTGTGCGATCGTATCGAAGGGGCAACACAATTACACAGACTAGATGAAGATGCTTTAGCTGAATGGCTAGAAGAATACTCTATAGGTGAACTATGGCAAAAAAATTTGTTAGGTGGTAGACCGTCGCGATGA
- the blaOXA gene encoding class D beta-lactamase, with product MIKTSSFLLSASLFLSLPVFAQDSSIKSTPIFQSQFSRNLSKNFQEAKSEGCFVLYDLKRDRYIRYNSNHCQKRFIPASTFKIFNSLVALETKAIADENTVIPWNGVVNNEFTAWNQAQNMRTAFTRSVVWFYQDLARRVGTERMAKYIKAASYGNQDISDKIDSFWLNGNLRISPEEQIKFLVRLYQEDLPFSTSVMRTVKDIMLIERKDNYILRGKTGWGMNVEGVQNIGWYVGYIERDNNVYFYALNFENQDPNFEMIPVRRKILFDVFSDLQLLN from the coding sequence ATGATTAAAACTAGTTCTTTTTTGTTGAGTGCTTCTTTATTTCTCTCTTTACCTGTTTTCGCTCAGGATAGCTCCATTAAATCAACTCCAATATTTCAATCGCAATTTTCCCGTAATCTATCAAAAAACTTTCAAGAAGCAAAATCTGAAGGCTGCTTTGTTTTGTATGACTTAAAACGCGATCGCTATATTCGCTACAACTCAAACCACTGTCAAAAGCGATTCATTCCTGCTTCGACATTTAAGATTTTTAATTCACTAGTTGCCCTTGAGACTAAAGCGATCGCTGATGAAAACACCGTAATTCCTTGGAATGGCGTGGTTAACAATGAATTTACCGCATGGAATCAAGCCCAAAATATGCGAACAGCCTTTACGCGATCGGTTGTTTGGTTTTATCAAGATTTAGCGCGGCGAGTTGGTACTGAAAGAATGGCTAAGTATATAAAAGCTGCTAGCTATGGCAATCAAGATATCTCAGACAAGATTGATTCTTTTTGGTTAAATGGCAATTTGAGAATTTCGCCAGAGGAGCAAATTAAGTTTCTCGTCAGACTTTATCAAGAAGATTTACCATTTTCGACTTCTGTGATGAGAACTGTGAAGGACATCATGCTAATTGAGCGCAAAGATAATTACATTCTTAGAGGTAAGACTGGCTGGGGAATGAATGTTGAGGGAGTACAGAATATTGGTTGGTATGTTGGTTATATAGAGCGAGATAACAACGTTTATTTCTATGCTTTAAATTTTGAAAATCAAGATCCTAACTTTGAGATGATTCCTGTCCGTAGAAAGATTTTGTTTGATGTTTTTAGCGACTTACAACTTCTTAATTAA
- the larB gene encoding nickel pincer cofactor biosynthesis protein LarB, translating to MHDNLKQILETVAKGELSPERALEELKYLHYESVGDFAKIDHHRTLRTGFPEVIFGLGKTPEQIIQIMRVMESKNPLVMATKISASVYAQIQPSLRGLKYFPIAQICCLGESTMKKQGTMTIITAGTADLPIAEEAAVTGELCGFTVKRLWDVGVAGIHRLLSHRDAIADADVIIVVAGMEGALASVVAGLADCPIVAVPTSIGYGASFSGLAPLLTMLNSCATGVGVVNIDNGFGAAMLAGKILRLASDQQDF from the coding sequence ATGCATGACAACTTAAAGCAAATTCTGGAAACAGTAGCAAAAGGAGAACTTAGTCCAGAGAGAGCTTTAGAAGAATTGAAATATCTCCACTATGAGTCAGTGGGAGATTTCGCCAAAATCGATCATCATCGTACTTTACGAACAGGTTTTCCTGAAGTGATTTTTGGCTTGGGTAAAACTCCTGAGCAAATTATCCAGATTATGCGCGTAATGGAGTCCAAAAATCCTTTGGTAATGGCAACCAAAATCTCGGCTTCTGTTTATGCCCAAATTCAGCCATCTTTGCGTGGATTGAAATATTTCCCGATCGCCCAAATTTGCTGCCTCGGTGAATCAACCATGAAAAAGCAAGGCACAATGACGATTATCACCGCAGGAACTGCCGATCTGCCGATCGCAGAGGAAGCGGCGGTTACAGGTGAACTATGTGGATTTACAGTGAAGCGGCTTTGGGATGTGGGTGTTGCGGGAATCCACCGTTTGCTCAGTCACCGTGACGCGATCGCCGATGCTGATGTGATTATCGTAGTCGCTGGAATGGAGGGGGCGTTGGCAAGTGTGGTTGCAGGTTTAGCGGATTGTCCGATTGTGGCTGTGCCGACGAGTATCGGCTATGGGGCTAGCTTTAGTGGGCTTGCGCCTTTGCTAACAATGCTTAATTCCTGTGCGACGGGTGTAGGGGTAGTCAATATTGATAACGGCTTCGGAGCGGCGATGTTAGCAGGGAAAATTTTGCGTTTAGCAAGCGATCAGCAAGATTTTTAA